A single Anopheles arabiensis isolate DONGOLA chromosome 2, AaraD3, whole genome shotgun sequence DNA region contains:
- the LOC120906539 gene encoding uncharacterized protein LOC120906539, with amino-acid sequence MVLLDGTQCFPITETIVGALVPKYWEFSSVLGSSAIFKDRQIVHATGISKTNTLVAANSPFDVSSQKASPARSNQRTSYRTTQCAMEKCCDTCVCGSTAGKYGLAWQPENVQPPNVQSRRVLQQRTVSDRFSWRLTQWLVDTDRYLAYEPPYFSGMNLPWQANCDKWNAL; translated from the exons ATGGTGCTACTGGATGGTACCC AATGTTTCCCTATCACCGAAACCATCGTAGGTGCTCTGGTGCCAAAGTACTGGGAATTTTCCAGCGTACTGGGAAGCTCTGCAATCTTCAAAGATAGGCAAATCGTACACGCAACAGGAATATCGAAAACCAATACATTGGTTGCAGCAAACTCTCCGTTTGATGTTTCTTCGCAAAAAG CCTCCCCAGCCCGTTCCAATCAACGCACGAGCTATCGGACTACACAATGTGCCATGGAGAAATGTTGCGACACGTGCGTATGCGGCAGTACGGCGGGCAAGTACGGTCTCGCCTGGCAGCCAGAAAATGTGCAACCACCAAATGTGCAGAGCCGGCGTGTGCTACAACAACGCACCGTCAGCGATCGGTTTTCATGGCGATTGACG CAATGGCTTGTAGATACTGATCGCTACCTAGCGTACGAACCACCTTACTTCAGTGGCATGAACCTGCCCTGGCAAGCAAATTGCGACAAATGGAATGCTCTCTGA